TGCCGCGCCATTACGCCGTCAAAGAGAGCGTCTTCCCGTTCTCGCGATTCCCAGACGTGGACACGATACTTGGACCCGAGATGCGTTCCACGGGCGAGGTCATGGGTATTGACGATGACTTCTTCCATGCCTTCATGAAGGCCCAGATCGGCGCGTCCAATGAGCCTGCTGAGAGCGGACAGGTGTTCATCAGCGTTCGCGACAAAGACAAATGGAGCGTCGTTCCGGTTGCCCGCACACTGGTCGAACTCGGCTTTGAGCTGGTCTCCACCAAGGGAACCGCACGCTACCTTAAGGAAAATGGCCTCGACGCTCGCGTCGTCAATAAGGTCAAAGAAGGCCAACCGCATATCGTCGACGATATTATCAACGGTGAAATCGCCATGGTTATCAACACCACGGTCGGAACTTCAGCAGTTGCTGATTCGCGTTCGATTCGCCGGGAGACCTTAAACCGTGCTATCCCATATTTCACAACCCTTGCAGGGGCACGTGCGGCGATTCAAGCGATGGCTGAATCGAAGACCTCGGCCCCCGGGGTCAAATCATTACAAGAATTTCACGCTCTTCTGTCCCGCTGACGAAGAGCCGAACACAGGCCAGTGATGGCCACGAACGGAAGGTAGGCAATGAAAGTTCCTATGACTGCTGAAGGTTATCGCGCGCTCAGAGATGAGCTAGACCACCTCAAACGTGTGGAGCGGCACAAAATTGTAGCCGAGATCGAAGTTGCAAGAGCCCACGGCGACCTCAAAGAGAACGCCGAGTACCATGCAGCCAAAGAGAAGCAAGGCTTTGTGGAGGGCCGGATTCAAGAGATCGAAGCATATCTCTCGAACGCTGACGTCATCGACGTGGGAACGCTCTCAGGGTCGCGCGTAGTCTTCGGTGCCACAGTGACGGTATTCGACGTAGAAGATGACGAAGAGAAGACCTACAAAATCGTGGGCGATGCTGAGGCAGACCTCAAGAACGGAAAAATCTCCTTCAAATCCCCGATCGCCAAGGCGTTGATCGGGAAAGAGGAAGGAGATGAGGTGACCGTCAAGGCGCCAGGCGGCGACCGAGTCGTTGAGATTGTAGGCGTCCAGTTTATCTAAACTCGACCCGCTTATTCAGCGGCGGAATCGCCCGCAGGCGCTGTAATCTCGCCATCTAGAACCAATTCGGGGAGATTCTCTACGTGACCTACGAAGAAGAACTCCAAGTCGTTCTTGATGTCTTCGGAGACGTCGAGAAGGTCCTTCTTGTTTCTCTCTGGAAGGATAACTCTCTTGATTCCTGAACGGTGCGCAGCAAGGACCTTCTCCTTAATTCCGCCCACAGGAAGCACGTTTCCACGCAGGGTAATCTCACCGGTCATGGCTACATCAGGCCGGACTTTGACACCCGTCAATAGGCTCAAGAGTGCGATGAACATGGTGATACCAGCACTCGGCCCGTCCTTAGGAATTGCGCCCGCTGGAACGTGAAGGTGGATATCGTACTGACGCATGAACGCGGGGTCGATGTGGAAAGACTCAACGTTCGAACGGATATAGGAGAGAGCAGCACGGACAGACTCCTTCATCACATCACCAAGTTGGCCAGTGAGGACGAGCTCTCCTTTGCCTTGCTGCATCTTCGTAGCCTCGATGAAGAGGATATCGCCACCAGCAGCGGTCCACGCGAGTCCAGTAGCGACTCCGGGTTGTGCGACGCGTTGTGCAACCTCGTACTGATATCGATCGGGTCCGAGGTACTCATCAACATCACCGGCATCAACACGAATCTTAACCTGTTCAGGCTCTCCATCGCTCGCGTCCGAGATACTTTGAGCAACCTTCACCGCTACACCACGGCAGATATCCGCCACGCGCCTTTCAAGCGTTCTTACGCCCGCCTCACGCGTGTGGTTGCGGATGATTTGGTCGAGAGCCTCGTCCGTAAGCTCCAAGTTCTCTTCGGTAATCCCGTGGCTCTCGAGCTGCTTGGGCACGAGGTATCGCCGGGAGATATGCATCTTATCCTGAGCGGTGTAGCCCGGAATTTCGATGACATCCATACGGTCACGCAACGGCGGAGAAATCGGATCCAACTGGTTCGCAGTCGCAATGAAGAGCACGTTCGAGAGGTCCACGGGGATTTCCACGTAGTGATCTGAGAACGAGCTATTTTGCTCGGGGTCAAGCACCTCAAGCAACGCCGCCGACGGATCGCCACGGAAGTCACGACCCACTTTATCGATCTCGTCGAGCATTAGAACAGGGTTATTGGTACCCGCCTTTCTAAGGGCTTGAACGATTCGGCCAGGCAATGCGCCAACGTACGTTCTTCGGTGCCCGCGAACTTCAGATTCGTCATGCACGCCGCCGAGAGAAATCCTGACGAATTTGCGGCCAAGCGCGCGCGCCACTGAGCGACCAAGGCTTGTCTTACCCACACCAGGAGGGCCTGCGAGACAAAGGATTGGGCCCTTCATGTCGTTCTTAAGCTTTCGTACAGCGAGGTACTCAACAATGCGCTTTTTGACCTTTTCGAGGTCGTAGTGGTCTTCGTCGAGGATGACCTGAGCCTCACGAATATTTAGGTGGTCATCGGTCCCCGTCTTCCAAGGTATATCGAGCAGCGTCTCGAGGTACGTTCGAGTGACGCCGTACTCGCTGGAAGCCGGCTGCATCATGCGCAATCGGTTCATCTGCTTTCTGCAAACCTCTTCAACTTCTTCAGGAAGATCGGCTTCTTCAATAGCCGTAGCGAGGTCTTCGAGATCGTTGCCCTCCCCGTCCAGCTCACCGAGCTGCTCTTTGATGGCCTTGAGTTGCTGGCGCAAGTAGTATTCGCGTTGATTTTTGTCGATCTCTTCTTTGATCTGGCTCTGGATCTTGTCCGAGACCCTTAGAACCTCAAGCTGTCGCGCGAGCAAGGTCACCACGGTCTTGAGGCGCTCCCTCAAGTCCACGGTTTCAAGGATTGCCTGCTTTTCTTCCGGCGAGATATCCATGTTCGCAGCGACGAAATCACAGAGCTGACCCGGATCGTTGACGCCGTCGACCATCTGGCTAGCCTCTTTAGGCATTGCCGGGATGAAGTTAACCACTTGTTTCGCGGTGCTCTTCAAGTTCATGAAGAGAGCTTCAACCTCAACCTGGACAGCTTGGTCGTCGCTATCGCCCTCGTCGAGGACTTCGAAACGGCCTTTGAAGAACGGCTCGTCCGTGATGAGTTCATCGAGGCGAACGCGAGATTGGCCTTGAATGATCACGCTATAATTATCACTCGCGATCTTAACGACCTTGAGAATTCTCGCGACCGTACCGATCGTGTAGAGATCCTCGAGATCTGGGTCGTCCGTGTCCGCATTCTTCTGTGTGAGGATTGCGATCGGTCTTTCCGACTGAACCGCGTCTTCGATCAGCTTGACGCTTTTGGCACGCCCAACGGCCAAAGGCACGACAACCTGCGGAAACAACACGGTATTTCTAAGAGGCAAGATCGAGAGTTCGTGGAAGGAACCCGGTGTATGCTTTTCTTCCGACATTAAGATTCACCAAAAAGGGGAGGCCCAACACGGGCTATGAGGTACAGTTCTTGGGCGTTCTAGCGTCAAAAAGGTCTACTTTGCAAGTTCGACAACGCCACTGGGCCATAACACTCGCATTGATCTACGCATTCCAACTGGGTGCAGGTTTTGCGTACTCATATTTTCCGCGCTATCTGGCAACGCTCGGCCTCGGCGCTGCTGCCATCGGAATGCTCTTGAGCGTGACTTCTGTGGCGAGGAGCGTGTCGATGCCGGTCTGGTCTTGGTTCGCCGATTTTCCAGACAGCGAGGGCGAACACCGAGGAAGACGCTTTGTCCAAGTGCTCTTCGTGCTGGCGAGCCCGTTTCTTTTGCTCCCGTTCATCCAAAACCCATGGATCGTCGGATCGCTGCTCGTCTGGAGCTCGCTGACCTTAGGATCCACGCTGCCAATCTTAGACGTGGTGACGATGAGAGAACTCGGGGCTGGCGCGTTTGGACGCATACGCGCGTGGGGCTCTCTGGGTTTCGGACTGACGGCGGGCAGCTTCGCCCTAGCCGGCCTCTGGCTCACTCACGAGGCTCTCGCCCTTCTTAGCCCATGGGTGATCGTTGTGGGCACGCTCGCTGCGGGATTCGCGGCATTTTCAATGCCCGCCTCGAGCCCCGTCCAGGAATACACCTCCAAGGCATCGTGGAAAGACTTTTTGGTCATGCTTCGAAACCCGTGGATTTTGGTCCTCATGCCGCTCTGGAGCCTGCATTGGGCATCACAGATGCCCTACAACGTGTTCATCGTGTTTTTTGCCGAAGAACAAGGCTTTGCGAGTTGGGCACCGGGGGCCGCGGTAGCACTTGGCATCGCAGCCGAAATCGCGTTTCTGGCCCGTGGTCAAACACTGATCGACCGACTCGGCCCTACCCTCTCCTTCGGCGTCATGGTCATCTTCACGGCATTGAGGTGGATCCTGAGCGCGTTCGCCCTGAATTCATTCGTCTTCGTTGCCCTGCAGGTATTGCACGGCCTGAGTTTTGGCGGATTTATGCTCTCCATGATGGCCGTCTTGAACAAGGAGGTCGACCCGAAGATCAGGACAAGCGCGCAGTCTTTGCTCTACGTCATCGTGTTTGGCGTTGGCGGCGCAATCGGGCAAGCCTTGAGTGGGTGGATACTGGACGAGAGCGATGGGAAGACTCTCTTTTTGGCTGCCGGCGGATTGGAGCTCCTCGTGTGTGTGCCGACCCTCATCATCATCGTGGGGTATCGAATGCGAGGCAGACACCGAAGGGTACAAAAAGAAACCTACTAGTTTGACCTCGGTACTTGCGTTAGACTCCGCGCGACTTTGCCTGGGAGCTTGAATGCAACCGAAATTATTTGTGGCCCTTGCAGGAAATATCGGGGCCGGAAAAAGCACGGCAGCGAAAATCATTTCGAGGCATTTTGGATTCGAACTCTTTCACGAGCCGGTGGTCGAGAATCGCTTCCTGAAGAACTACTATAAAGACATGCGGCGCTGGAGCTTTACACTTCAAATGGAGTTCCTGCTCGCCCGCGTCGAACATCATAGAAGTATCGAGAGGCTTCCCGGTGGTTGCGTGCAAGACCGCACCCTCATTGAAGATCCGGAGATTTTCGCAAAATATCTCCACGGGCTTGGGCACATGACCGACAACGAGCTCCACCTCTATTTCGACTATTTCCAACGATTCAATGAGCATGTTCGTCAGCCGGACCGCGTTATCCTTTTGCACACGCCCGATGTGAACGTCTTGTTGCGCCGAATTGCGGAGCGCGGGCGAGAGGAAGAGCGTGGAATCACCACTGATTTCCTGCGTGGACTCAATGGGTACTACGAGACCTTTGACCAGGTCAGCGCCAACAAGTACAACCTCGAAGTGCTCAAAATTGACGTCACGCACCGAGACTTTCGGCAGGGAGAGGAGCGCAAACGGTTCTTGGAAGAAGTTCAAGCCTTCTTGGAAGACGCACTGGACTCCAACAACGAACTTCCGTTCATGGTAGACCCAACAGACGACCGCATCTAAACTAGAGACTAGTTGAAACCAAAGGACCGCATTATGCCAAAGCGAAAACCTAAGAAGAAGGCTTCGTCAGGAGGCGAGGTGGAACTCCATCTCGACGAAAAATCGAAGAAGACATTTTATATCATCGGCGGGCTCTTCGCCGGACTACTGGTGCTTTTCATCATTCTTGAGATGATGAAGTAGCCCAAGAGCCTCAGAGCTCATCCAATGGTTCCAAATCCTCGGGAAGCTTCATGTAAAGCGCCGCTATAAGGTCTGTGCGCGTGATGATGCCAACGATCTTGCCATCTGAGACCACAGGCAGCCGCCCAACGTCGTGTTCAATCATCAAGGAAAGCGCATCTTCGATGGGCTCTCGGGGCGAAATCGTTGAGACTTCGTGGGTCATATGGGAGCTGACAGGCAGCCCTAGATTCTGAGAACGTTCGGCTCGTCGGACGTCGCGTTTGGACACAATTCCGCAAATCTCTTCGTCGCGAATCACTGGTGCCCCAGATATATTGTGGGTTTGAAGCACGCCGGCTACCTCACCTAGTGGTGTATCATGGGACACGGTGACCACTGGAGAGTTCATCAAGTCGCGAACGCGCGCCGGCTCCGGCGGCGTCTTACAAAGCAGGGCCTTGATTTCCTCAACCACGACTTCAGGGGTCTTGTGTTTGATTGTGGCGGCGGCGGCTCCTCGGTGCCCTCCTCCGCCAAATTGAGAGAGGATCGCGCCCATATTGACGTAAGAAACTCGGCTCCGACCAATCACCTGAACGCGGCGATTCTTGCGGAACTCGATGACCCCAAAAATGGCGTCATGCCCTCCAAACTCCAAGACTTGCTGAACCACCGAAGACGCGCCATGGACAAATTTCTCAGTGCTTGCTTGCACAAAGGCGAATTCCACCTCATGCACGCTCTCCTCGGAAAGAGACGCCATGCATTCGACCAAGAGTTTTGATTGTTCGTCGGAGTATTGGCGCCTCAGGAAGCGATTAACGACCCTTAGATTCGCGCCGAGGTCCAATAGAGCCGCACAAACTTTGACGTCTCGAGCCTGGGTCGACGAGAACGAGAGACGCCCCGTGTCGCTATAAATACCTAGAAGAAAAAGCGTCGCTTCTGCAGGAGAAATCGGGATGTTCTCCTCCAAAAGCCGCTCAACTAAGAGGGTCGCGCAGGCGCCTACCGGCTCGATCTGCTCCCAATCCGCCTCGATATCGAACTCAGAAGCTGGATGGTGGTCGTAGACCCTAGTTTTTGGAGTAGACGCCAGAATCTCTTCGTACTCCTTGAGGCGCCGAGCATCCCTCACGTCCACGACGATGACTTCTTCAATCTGCTCGTTCTCGACCTCAGACGCCTGCACCAAGCCATAGAAATCTTTGTGCAGCGCGAGGAACTTCTTGACGGGTGGATTCACTACGTTGTTGGCGAGCGCGGATGCCCCATGCAGCTTGGCAGCGGCAATCGAGCTCGCGAGTGCGTCCAGGTCTGCGTTGTGATGGGTGATAACGACCTTCATTGTAGCCCCCTGACCTCGCCAACCCGCCAGGTCCCTTCTACCAACTTCATTGGAAGCGTCAGCGGTGTTTTTGCTGCCCCCGAGCTCATCTCAACGTAAACGAGTGCGCTCGTTTCCTCGCCGACGATCCGAACGATCGAAAACTCCGGAGTCTTTGGCAGTGCACCAAATTGAGTATCAAACACCCAACGCGCATACGTGTTGCAGTCGAGACTCGTAGTCTCGCACACTGCCTTTTGAATCTGCAGATAGAGGGCAATTTCATCGGTAGCCCGCTCCACATCGTCGCCGCCTATCTTGTCGAGATCGCCGCAGATTCCGAGCTTCTTCGCCTCTTTTGCGCGGTCGAGCACTCGCTCAAACTCGTTAGAACAATAGGCAGAATCGAGCGATGCCGTCGAAGCGTTCCAAGCGGTATCTAGGTCGGAAAAGCGCAGCGCATCTAGAAATTTTTGGGCTGCTGGCTTCGCCGGATGTTCGTTCTTGCATCCCGTGAAACCGACCGCGAGAAAACAGATGATCAGGGCCTTATGAATGCTCATTTCCACGTCTCTATCCAAGTATCGAGACATTCATCCAAGAGATCCCGACAGATTCGAAAATGGTCCAACGATTTGCTGACGGGGTCGGCAATCTCCTTAAGCTCTCGGGCGCTGTGTTCCCACATTCTCACGATCTTTGTCCTAAGTTGAGGGTCGGAGCTCAAGACAAAAGCCTCGTGCTCCGGCGCCATCACTACGATATCGTCTGCCACGCGTAGCATCGCCGTGTTGATTCCCTGAGAGCGGTGCTCAGAGATATCAATCCCGACCTCTTTCATGGCCTCAATCGCAAATCGTGCGGCTTTGTGCCCGTTGAGCTTCAACGTTCCACAGGAAATCACCGCCGCCTTGATATCGCGATCTGTGAACTTCTCTTTGGCAAATCCGGCCGCCATGGGTGAGCGACAGATATTACCTGAGCACACAAAGATAATGCGCTTCATACGGGCTCCAAAAACTCTCGATACTCTGGTGGTAGCATTTCTGGAGTAAATTGCTCAAGGACGTCGGTGAGATCGGCACCACTCAATGTGTGCCAGTACATCACGGTCTTTGATTGCCAGTCCGAAGCCTGAGCTTCGAGAGCTGAAAACGCCTTACCGGTGTAAGTACCTTCCAGGTTAAGGCCATACGTCTTGGCGTTGGCGATTGCGGCCTCACCAGGTGCGGTGGGGACGCCGTACGCACCGCCGAAATAGTCGCCAGTTAAGTGGTAGTCTTTGTTTGAGAGCCTTGGAACGTTTCTCATCCCTGCCTCGTAGAGGAGATCACTGACTTGGTGTCCGAGATAGGCGCAAAGTGGCTTATTGCAAATCACCTTATCTACAACTCGCACTCCGATGACCTTGGTAGCGAGTCCGGCGATTTTGAGCCCGAGGGTCAAGCCCACCAACGTGCCGCATGTCCCTGCCGCCACGTAGATTACGTCAGGGATCGGGATGGCTTCAGCCTCACATTGGGCAGCTAGTTCAAGGGCAGCATTGACGTATCCGACGGTACCAAGTGGTGACGAGCCGCCACCTGGAATGTAGTAAAAGTCGCGCCCAGAGCTTAGCCACTCTCGAAGTTTGACCTTGAATACCTCGGCTGGGAGGTCATTCCTGTGGTCAGCGAGCGTGAGATTGGCCCGCGTGGTCGCTATGGCCTTGATATTCTTTTGAACGTGAGGCGTGAGCGGCTGCGGAAAGTGCAACACGGATGGCTCCAAACCGAGCTTCCTCGCCCAGAGTGCGGTCGCCAGGGCATGGTGCGAGCCGATGGCCCCAACCGTCCACACGTGTTCCAGACCCTTCTCTAGAGCGTCAGCCAGAAGGAACTCAAGCTTTCGCAACTTGTTCCCTCCATAGAGCGCTCCACTTTGATCATCGCGCTTCACCCAAAGATCAATGCCCATGCGGCTACCGAGTGCCTCAAAATGGTCCACGGGCGTTGGGATTGTGGCGAGGGCTCGGTATGGAATGCTAAGCGATGGGAATCGACGAAATAGTTCAGGTTGGCTCACGGTTCTATCCTCCGGTTGTGCCGCAGTGTACATTGGAAGACCACCCTTTCCCAAGAGACTAGAATGAAAGATTTCAAATATGACTCAAAGACCCAGACAGCGTGGGTGCCAAGTGATTTGGATGCAGACAGCCTCGTTCCCGCATCAGAAAGTGCAGAATGGTCCGCGGCCCTTCAAAATGGGGCCCTTTCCGATGGTCGAGCGCTCAAATCCGTCAACTATGTATTCTCCGATCCCGGTGCCGCCGAATACAACAGTTCTGCGCTCAGCTTCCTAAAGATCGGGACGTTTACAGGAAGCCTAGACTCCCCAAAACCCTTCGGCGATGGCCCCTCCTTCTCAACAAAAGAAGATTTCGGAATCTCTTAGCCGATCGCGACGTAGAGAAAGAGAATCAGAAAGGTGACGAGCACAACGAGGGCCACGCCGAGGACGATCTTTCGTTGTTCAGGGTCCGCCATCATCACCTGAAACTGAGCGTTCGCCTTCTCCACGCCGTTTTGAATCGCGGCCAGCGCAGGATGCGTGTTCTGCTTGAGTGGGAACTGATTTGGGACTTCTTTTGGCATCCAAGACGTCGGGATCGCCTGTGGCGGCTTGGGTTCAAATGACTGAGGCCCCGAGGTGCTTGGGCGAGGCAGATTGGCGGTCAACTGCGCGTCTGGGTCGTGTTGACCTGCAAAAAGTTCAGTCTTTCCGACCTCGAACTCATCTGTGACTTCGGGCGTTTGACTCGCGGCCCCAATCACCACCTTATGCTTGATGATGCTCTGCCTTAAGGTGTGCTCCTCGGAGTCTAGAGAATCCTCTTCCACTAAGAGGTCGCTTGCAGCGATTCCGAGTGTAGCGTCATCCGAGTCAGCAGGCTTCGGTTTGGCGCTCATCGCCTGATGCCTCGGGCCCGTTGGACCGTCCATCGAGATCGGCTGCGTCGCAGGGTCTTCCATCTTCGAGACAAACTTCTCGGTTTCGAAGGGCGACTCGTCCGGAAAGAGTTTCGCAAGGAAAGCCGCCACACGATGACGCGTAAAATTAGGGGTTCGGTTGGAGAGATCCGCACTTAGCGCCAGTTCGTACTCAAACGCGTCTTCCCAACGATCCTGTCTTCGCCGTTTGAGACCCTTCATCAGAATCGATTCGAGCTCCTCGTCGAGCTCAGAGCGATGGCCTCGCGGCGGCTGAAACTTAGCCTCTCTCATGCGCGCCAACATCTTTCGCATGTCCGGCTCGTCTTCATAAGCCATGCTCGAGGTGATCATTTCGTAGAGGCAAAGTGAGACGGCAAACACATCACTTCGACCGTCGAGCTTCTCGCCCCATGCCTGTTCCGGGGACATGTATCGAAACTTGCCCTTGATAACCCCGGCCTGGGTTTCTGGACGTGCCGCCACAGCGGCCTTCGCGACACCGAAATCTGCGACCTTGACCTCACCATTCCAGCTCACGAGGATGTTTTGAGGACTGACGTCTCGATGCACCAAATTCAGGGGCTTGCCCGTCTTCTGGTCCTTTTTCGTGTGAGCGTAATGAAGTCCCGAGAGCACCTCTCGAGCGATGTACGTGCAGACATCGAGCGGCATCGGCACACGCATATCGTAGGCTTGGTTCAGGATCTGAAAGAGGTCTTTTCCACGCACGTACTCCATGACGATGAAGTACTGGTCCTCATGAATTCCGAGCCCAATGACTTGGACGATATTGACGTGTTCGAGCTGCGCTGTGAGTTTCGCTTCATCAACGAGCATTCGCAGGAAGTCTTGGTCACCCGTGTGTTTGGGGTGAATAAGCTTGAGTACGTATTGCTTCTCGAAGCCGTCAATTCCACGACTCTTGGCGATATAGATCTCGGCCATTCCGCCGACCGCCAATCGATCCACAACCTCGTAACCACCGACAATTCTAGGTGCAGCCATGTCAATTCAAATGCTTAGACGAATGCAGTGTAACAGACCAATAACCCTTTAAGGAAGCCTCTATGCGCCGCGAGACGTCACGCTGAGCACAACTTTGCCCGTTGTGAGATTTGAAGCGACATGTTCGTGAGCCTTTTCGGTGTCTTCAATCTTGTAAACGGAATCGATGACGGGCGCGATTTCACCGCTAAGTACCAAGGGCCAGACTTCACGCAGAAAGTATTGTGTAATATCAGCCTTTTCCTCCACACTTCGTCCCCGCAATGTGCTCCCGAGGACCGTGATCTGGCGCGAAAGCACCCGCCGTAGATCCAGGGTCGCACTGCCTCCCCCCATCAAGCCGATAAGAACGAGGCGTCCTCCCCGAGAAAGTGCGCTGATATTGGACTCGAGATAACCACCACCGACGGGGTCCAAGATGACGTCCACGCCCTCGCCGTCCGTCAAGTCCATGATGTGTGCCGCGAAATCTTCATTATGGCGGTCGATGGCGTGAGCGCCGAGCTCTTCCAAAAACGCCAGTTTAGGCTGACTCGCGGTTGCGAAGACCTCGGCCCCAAACGAGCGCGCCAGCTGAATAGCGGCGGTTCCGACACCAGACGCCCCGGCGTGCACGAGCAGACGCTCACCTTCTTGAAGTGTTGCTTCAAGAAAAATGTTTAGAAAAGCGGTGTAGAAAACCTCAGGGATAGCGGCTGCCATCTCCAACGGAATCTCGGCGGGTACCGGGATGAGTAGAGCTGAGGGCGTTGTGACATATTCAGCATAACCGCCGCCGGGTAGGAGGCTAGCCACACGATCACCGACTTTCCAGTCTTTAACCTTGGAGCCCACCTGCGCAATTACTCCGGCGGCCTCGAGCCCCATCACTTCCGTCACACCTTGTGGGGGTGGGTAAAGTCCGCGACGCTGCAGGAGATCCGCGCGGTTAACCGCACTCGCGTAGACCTGGACCAGCACTTCGTCGGGGCCGGGACGGGGTGTGGGAACCTCCCCCCACACCAAATGCTCGTTTTCAACCTTAATCGCCTTCATTTCCTGCTCCTCTGGGGCGTCTCAGACGGTGTTTATACGCCCAATCGTCGACTTAGGCGACCAAAGTTCTAAGTCACTGAAGGTTCCGAGTTTACCTCTCACCTCAACTTTGGTAGCACCGCCCGATATTGAATCACCATTCATGGGAGTATCGGCACATGATGCAGCATCATTACAAAACAAATCTGAGGGACATCTTCTTCAACCTTTTCGAGCTCAATCAGATTGGGACGAAGACTTTTGGACACGGAAAGTTCTCACACCTCGACGAAGAGACCATGCGCGATGCGCTTGCCCAACTCGAGAAGATTTGTGTTCAGGAGCTCGCTCAGAGTTTCGCCGTCTCCGACCGCGAAGGCCTTCATTTTGATGGCGAGGGCAACGTCAGACTGCCCGACGCACTCAAGAAGAGTCTGGACATCTACATGGAGACGGGATGGCACCTCCTGGAACTCCCCGAGGAATTTGGCGGATTCGGCGCACCTCCTTCCATGATCTGGGCGCAGTTTGAGATGCTCGCGGGTTCAAACCCATGCGTGCCCTTTTATCTTTTCGGTGGCTTCATCACGAAGGTCATCAACAGCCTCGGCACCGACGACCAGAAGAAGAGATTTTGCCAGACCATCGTGGACCGCGGCTGGGGCGGGTCGATGGTCCTCACCGAGCCAGACGCTGGGAGCGACGTGGGCGCCGCAACCACCAAAGCAAAAGATCTTGGTGATGGCACCTGGGCCATCGAAGGCGTCAAGCGCTTCATCACCAATGGTGATTACGATCACACTGAAAACATCATCCACCTTGTCTTGGCGCGGCCCGAAGGCGCCGGTCCAGGCACTAAAGGGCTCTCACTCTTCATCGTTCCCAAGTATTGGGTCAACGAGGACGGCTCCCTCGGCGACCGAAACGGAGTGTTTGTCACCGGGCTTGAGAAGAAGATGGGGCTCAACGCTTCGGCCACCTGCGAGCTCACGATGGGCGATCGTGGTGTTTGTCGAGGACTGCTCATGGGCAATGTCCACGACGGCATTCGTCAGATGTTCCGCGTCATCGAGCACGCCCGAATGGCGGTTGGAATGAAGTCGATGGCGACTCTTTCGACTGGCTACCTCAACGCGCTTGAATACACGAAAGAGCGCGTGCAGGGCCCGGACTTGGCCAAAGCATCTGAAAAGGACTCACCGCGTGTTCGAGTCATCGAACATCCAGACGTTCGCCGTATGCTAATGACCCAGAAAGCCTATGCTGAGGGTATGCGGGCTCTCGGATACTACACGGCCTTCATTCAAGACCAGGTCGAGCTTTTGGGCGGACACGAGTCACCGGACGCCAAGAAACTGGATAAACTCAACGATCTCTTGCTCCCACTTGTGAAGGGATACTGCTCTGAGAAGGGATACGAGCAACTCGCCGTGTCGCTACAATGTTATGGCGGCTCAGGATACTGCAAGGACTATCCGATCGAGCAGTATATCCGCGACGCCAAGATCGACACGCTTTATGAGGGCACCACCCATATTCAATCGCTGGACCTCTTTTTCAGGAAAGTCGCACGAGATATGGGCGCTACGTTGATGGGACTAATGGCCGAGATCAATACGACGATTGAAAGCCTCTCTGAAACACCTGAACTCAGCGTTGAGATGGAGGGCCTGCGCCGTGCTCATGCGGAGGTTGGTAGCATCTTCCAAACCATGCTTGAGAAGGTCCAAGAGTCGGTCTACCACGTGGGCTTCCAAGCTAATAAGGTGTTGGAATCTCTCGCCGAGCTTGTGATGGGATGGCTTTTGGTTCGTCAGGCTCAGATCGCCCATGCCAAAG
This Microvenator marinus DNA region includes the following protein-coding sequences:
- a CDS encoding low molecular weight phosphotyrosine protein phosphatase, producing MKRIIFVCSGNICRSPMAAGFAKEKFTDRDIKAAVISCGTLKLNGHKAARFAIEAMKEVGIDISEHRSQGINTAMLRVADDIVVMAPEHEAFVLSSDPQLRTKIVRMWEHSARELKEIADPVSKSLDHFRICRDLLDECLDTWIETWK
- a CDS encoding 1-aminocyclopropane-1-carboxylate deaminase/D-cysteine desulfhydrase; translated protein: MSQPELFRRFPSLSIPYRALATIPTPVDHFEALGSRMGIDLWVKRDDQSGALYGGNKLRKLEFLLADALEKGLEHVWTVGAIGSHHALATALWARKLGLEPSVLHFPQPLTPHVQKNIKAIATTRANLTLADHRNDLPAEVFKVKLREWLSSGRDFYYIPGGGSSPLGTVGYVNAALELAAQCEAEAIPIPDVIYVAAGTCGTLVGLTLGLKIAGLATKVIGVRVVDKVICNKPLCAYLGHQVSDLLYEAGMRNVPRLSNKDYHLTGDYFGGAYGVPTAPGEAAIANAKTYGLNLEGTYTGKAFSALEAQASDWQSKTVMYWHTLSGADLTDVLEQFTPEMLPPEYREFLEPV
- a CDS encoding serine/threonine protein kinase, with translation MAAPRIVGGYEVVDRLAVGGMAEIYIAKSRGIDGFEKQYVLKLIHPKHTGDQDFLRMLVDEAKLTAQLEHVNIVQVIGLGIHEDQYFIVMEYVRGKDLFQILNQAYDMRVPMPLDVCTYIAREVLSGLHYAHTKKDQKTGKPLNLVHRDVSPQNILVSWNGEVKVADFGVAKAAVAARPETQAGVIKGKFRYMSPEQAWGEKLDGRSDVFAVSLCLYEMITSSMAYEDEPDMRKMLARMREAKFQPPRGHRSELDEELESILMKGLKRRRQDRWEDAFEYELALSADLSNRTPNFTRHRVAAFLAKLFPDESPFETEKFVSKMEDPATQPISMDGPTGPRHQAMSAKPKPADSDDATLGIAASDLLVEEDSLDSEEHTLRQSIIKHKVVIGAASQTPEVTDEFEVGKTELFAGQHDPDAQLTANLPRPSTSGPQSFEPKPPQAIPTSWMPKEVPNQFPLKQNTHPALAAIQNGVEKANAQFQVMMADPEQRKIVLGVALVVLVTFLILFLYVAIG
- a CDS encoding NAD(P)H-quinone oxidoreductase; the encoded protein is MKAIKVENEHLVWGEVPTPRPGPDEVLVQVYASAVNRADLLQRRGLYPPPQGVTEVMGLEAAGVIAQVGSKVKDWKVGDRVASLLPGGGYAEYVTTPSALLIPVPAEIPLEMAAAIPEVFYTAFLNIFLEATLQEGERLLVHAGASGVGTAAIQLARSFGAEVFATASQPKLAFLEELGAHAIDRHNEDFAAHIMDLTDGEGVDVILDPVGGGYLESNISALSRGGRLVLIGLMGGGSATLDLRRVLSRQITVLGSTLRGRSVEEKADITQYFLREVWPLVLSGEIAPVIDSVYKIEDTEKAHEHVASNLTTGKVVLSVTSRGA
- a CDS encoding acyl-CoA dehydrogenase, with the protein product MMQHHYKTNLRDIFFNLFELNQIGTKTFGHGKFSHLDEETMRDALAQLEKICVQELAQSFAVSDREGLHFDGEGNVRLPDALKKSLDIYMETGWHLLELPEEFGGFGAPPSMIWAQFEMLAGSNPCVPFYLFGGFITKVINSLGTDDQKKRFCQTIVDRGWGGSMVLTEPDAGSDVGAATTKAKDLGDGTWAIEGVKRFITNGDYDHTENIIHLVLARPEGAGPGTKGLSLFIVPKYWVNEDGSLGDRNGVFVTGLEKKMGLNASATCELTMGDRGVCRGLLMGNVHDGIRQMFRVIEHARMAVGMKSMATLSTGYLNALEYTKERVQGPDLAKASEKDSPRVRVIEHPDVRRMLMTQKAYAEGMRALGYYTAFIQDQVELLGGHESPDAKKLDKLNDLLLPLVKGYCSEKGYEQLAVSLQCYGGSGYCKDYPIEQYIRDAKIDTLYEGTTHIQSLDLFFRKVARDMGATLMGLMAEINTTIESLSETPELSVEMEGLRRAHAEVGSIFQTMLEKVQESVYHVGFQANKVLESLAELVMGWLLVRQAQIAHAKVADAKGTDKDFYTGKLATTRFYVKNVLPQITLRRKLIEASDLDLMDVPESAF